One Ranitomeya variabilis isolate aRanVar5 chromosome 5, aRanVar5.hap1, whole genome shotgun sequence DNA window includes the following coding sequences:
- the LOC143775150 gene encoding E3 ubiquitin-protein ligase TRIM39-like, translating into MALPSGNKSLEKYLSHLTTKHDLKSLVSEEPDTGYLCDPEEEGGDEDTWGHDKQLHDGDDLDVAVISHTLHTLCDVISGIRSGIYVEGPADILLDVTTAANNLISDDLKTATRTEEKQKRPETAERFQGYNQVMSRRGFTSGRHYWDAEISRSESWMVGMCYPSIDRRGEQSVIGDNNKSWSLRRYNNQYSVTHGSKVIRLPDKISSDRVRICLDYEAGQLSFYELCDPIRHLHTFTATFSKPLHAALSYLPTIPDSAGLSRF; encoded by the exons ATGGCTTTACCCTCAGGAAACAAGTCACTGGAAAAATACCTCAGTCACCTCACTACTAAACATGACTTGAAATCCCTTGTCTCTGAG gaaccagacaccggttacttgtgtgatcctgaggaggagggaggtgatgaggacacatggGGACATGATAAACAGCTCCATGATGGAGATGATCTGGATGTGGCTGtgatctcacacacattacacacattatgtgacgtaatatcaggtataaggagcgggatctatgtggagggtcctgcagacatattactggatgtaaccACAGCTGCTAATAATCTTATATCAGATGACCTGAAAACTGCAACCAGGACAGAAGAGAAGCAGAAAcgtccagaaacagcagagagattccagGGTTATAATCAGGTGATGAGCAGGAGAGGATTTACCTCAGGGCGACATTACTGGGATGCGGAGATCAGTAGATCAGAGTCCTGGATGGTGGGGATGTGTTACCCCAGTATAGACAGGAGGGGAGAGCAGTCAGTGATTGGAGATAATAACAAGTCCTGGAGTTTGAGGAGATATAATAATCAGTATTCAGTGACACATGGCAGTAAAGTGATCCGGTTACCTGACAAGATCTCCAGTGATAGAgtcaggatatgtctggattatgaggccgggcagttgtccttttatgagctgtgtgaccccatcagacacttacacacattCACTGCCACCTTCTCCAAGCCCCTTCATGCTGcattatcatacctcccaaccatcccggattcagcgggactgtcccgattttga